One Paraburkholderia aromaticivorans genomic region harbors:
- a CDS encoding aerobic carbon-monoxide dehydrogenase large subunit, whose amino-acid sequence MGNLDTNLDRLAALEGMGCSRKRREDPRFIQGKGTYVDDVKMPGMLFGVMVRSPYAHARIKRIDKSRALAHPGVHAVLTADDLKPLKLHWMPTLAGDVQAVLADEKVCFQNQEVAFVVADDRYVAADAAELVEVEYEELPVVVDPLTALAADAPVIREDIQDKQAGAHGARKHPNHIFTWQIGDKDKTDRVFDNADVTVKQDMLYPRVHPCPLETCGCVASFDKARGDLTVYITSQAPHVVRTVVGLLSAIPESKIRIISPDIGGGFGNKVGVYPGYVTAIVASIVLGRPVKWIESRAENLSSTAFARDYHMTGELAADRDGRIKALRVHVTADHGAFDACADPTKWPAGMFHVCTGSYAIPNAFVSVDGIYTNKFPGGVAYRCSFRVTEAVYLIERMVDVLAQKLGIDKAEIRLRNFIRKEQFPYTTPLGLEYDSGDYEPALKKVLAAVDYPALRAEQAARRSDPNAEWLLGIGIVNFTEIVGAGPSKMCDILGVGMFDSCEIRVHPDGSAIARMGTITQGQGHQTTYAQIIASEAGIPASVITVEEGDTSTAPYGLGTYGSRSTPVAGAAVARASRKIREKARQIAAHLLEASPNDVEFDLDRFVLKGSPGQFKTIKEVAWAAYNNVPEGLEMGLEAVDYYDPPNFTFPFGAYACVLEVNRYTGETRVRRFYALDDCGTRINPMIIEGQIHGGLTEGFAVAMGQEMPYDEAGNLLGATLLDYFVPTAVETPHWETDYTVTPSPHHPIGAKGVAESPHVGSIPCFTAAMVDAFAHLGVTHMNMPHNAYRVWQQCRALGLTRP is encoded by the coding sequence ATGGGCAATCTGGACACCAATCTCGATCGTCTCGCCGCACTGGAAGGCATGGGCTGCTCGCGCAAACGCCGCGAGGATCCGCGCTTCATCCAGGGCAAGGGCACGTACGTCGACGACGTGAAGATGCCGGGCATGCTGTTCGGCGTCATGGTGCGCAGTCCGTATGCGCACGCTCGCATCAAGAGAATCGACAAATCGCGCGCGCTCGCGCATCCGGGCGTGCATGCGGTGCTGACCGCCGACGACCTCAAACCGCTCAAGCTGCACTGGATGCCGACGCTAGCCGGCGACGTGCAAGCCGTGCTCGCCGACGAGAAGGTCTGCTTCCAGAATCAGGAGGTCGCCTTCGTCGTCGCCGACGACCGCTACGTGGCGGCGGACGCCGCGGAACTGGTGGAAGTGGAGTACGAGGAACTGCCGGTCGTGGTCGATCCGCTGACCGCGCTCGCCGCGGACGCGCCGGTGATCCGCGAGGACATCCAGGACAAACAGGCCGGCGCGCACGGCGCGCGCAAGCATCCGAATCACATCTTCACCTGGCAGATCGGCGACAAGGACAAGACCGACCGCGTGTTCGACAATGCGGACGTTACCGTGAAGCAGGACATGCTGTACCCGCGCGTGCATCCTTGTCCGCTCGAAACCTGCGGCTGCGTGGCCTCGTTCGACAAGGCGCGCGGCGATCTCACGGTTTACATCACGTCGCAGGCGCCGCATGTCGTGCGTACGGTGGTCGGCTTGCTGTCGGCGATTCCGGAGTCGAAGATCCGCATCATCTCGCCGGATATCGGCGGCGGCTTCGGCAACAAGGTCGGCGTGTATCCGGGCTACGTAACGGCGATCGTCGCCTCGATCGTGCTCGGGCGGCCGGTCAAATGGATCGAATCGCGCGCGGAGAATCTGAGCAGCACCGCCTTCGCGCGCGACTATCACATGACCGGCGAACTCGCGGCGGATCGCGACGGCCGCATCAAGGCGTTGCGCGTGCACGTCACCGCGGATCATGGCGCGTTCGACGCGTGCGCCGATCCAACCAAATGGCCCGCCGGCATGTTCCATGTCTGTACGGGATCCTATGCAATTCCGAACGCGTTCGTGTCGGTCGACGGCATCTATACCAACAAGTTTCCAGGTGGCGTCGCGTATCGATGCTCGTTCAGAGTCACGGAGGCGGTCTATCTGATCGAGCGGATGGTCGATGTGCTGGCGCAAAAGCTCGGCATCGACAAAGCCGAAATCCGGCTGCGCAACTTCATCCGCAAGGAGCAGTTTCCGTACACGACGCCGCTCGGGCTCGAATACGATTCGGGCGATTACGAACCGGCGCTGAAGAAAGTGCTTGCGGCCGTCGACTATCCGGCGCTGCGCGCCGAGCAGGCCGCGCGGCGCTCGGACCCGAACGCCGAATGGCTGCTCGGCATCGGCATCGTCAACTTCACGGAGATCGTCGGCGCCGGGCCGTCGAAGATGTGCGACATCCTCGGTGTCGGCATGTTCGATTCGTGCGAGATCCGCGTGCATCCCGACGGTTCCGCGATCGCGCGCATGGGCACGATCACGCAAGGGCAGGGGCATCAGACCACCTACGCGCAGATCATCGCGTCGGAGGCGGGCATTCCGGCATCGGTAATCACGGTCGAAGAAGGCGATACCTCCACCGCGCCGTATGGCCTCGGCACGTATGGCTCACGTTCGACGCCGGTGGCGGGCGCGGCGGTCGCGCGTGCGTCACGCAAGATTCGCGAAAAGGCACGGCAGATCGCCGCGCATCTGCTTGAAGCGAGCCCGAACGACGTCGAATTCGATCTCGATCGCTTCGTCCTCAAGGGTTCGCCCGGTCAGTTCAAGACCATCAAGGAAGTGGCGTGGGCCGCGTATAACAACGTCCCCGAAGGACTGGAGATGGGCCTTGAAGCCGTCGATTACTACGATCCGCCCAACTTTACTTTTCCGTTCGGCGCATACGCGTGCGTGCTGGAGGTGAATCGCTATACCGGCGAAACGCGGGTGCGCCGGTTCTACGCGCTCGACGATTGCGGCACGCGGATCAATCCGATGATCATCGAAGGACAGATCCACGGCGGTTTGACGGAGGGCTTCGCGGTCGCGATGGGACAGGAGATGCCCTACGACGAGGCCGGCAATCTGCTCGGCGCCACGCTGCTGGATTACTTCGTGCCGACTGCCGTCGAAACGCCACATTGGGAGACCGACTACACGGTGACGCCGTCGCCGCATCATCCGATCGGCGCGAAGGGCGTGGCCGAATCGCCGCACGTGGGCTCGATTCCGTGCTTTACGGCGGCGATGGTCGATGCGTTCGCGCATCTGGGCGTCACGCATATGAATATGCCGCACAACGCGTATCGCGTCTGGCAGCAATGCCGCGCGCTCGGACTCACGCGGCCGTGA
- a CDS encoding (2Fe-2S)-binding protein, translating to MSKKTMVSFTLNGQETDVIVEPRELLIHTLREKCLHTGPHIGCETSHCGACTVDFNGMSVKSCTMLTVQAEGATVLSVEGLAQGGELHALQEGFMQEHGLQCGFCTPGMLMRAYRLLQENPDPSEADIRYWMAGNLCRCTGYQNIVKAVQYAARKLRGEAVETSHPLMSAETH from the coding sequence ATGAGCAAAAAAACCATGGTGTCGTTCACGCTGAACGGCCAAGAAACGGACGTGATCGTCGAGCCGCGCGAACTGCTGATCCATACGTTGCGCGAAAAATGCCTGCACACCGGGCCGCACATTGGTTGCGAGACCTCGCATTGCGGTGCCTGCACGGTCGACTTCAACGGCATGTCCGTCAAGTCCTGCACGATGCTGACGGTGCAAGCCGAAGGCGCCACTGTGCTGAGCGTCGAAGGCCTCGCGCAAGGCGGCGAACTGCATGCGCTGCAAGAAGGTTTCATGCAGGAGCACGGGCTGCAGTGCGGCTTCTGTACGCCGGGCATGCTGATGCGTGCCTACCGTCTGTTGCAGGAAAATCCCGATCCGAGCGAAGCGGACATCCGTTACTGGATGGCGGGCAATCTGTGCCGCTGTACGGGCTATCAGAACATCGTGAAGGCGGTGCAATACGCGGCGCGCAAGCTGCGGGGTGAGGCGGTCGAAACATCGCATCCGCTGATGTCAGCGGAAACCCACTGA
- a CDS encoding FAD binding domain-containing protein, whose translation MIPRPFDYHAPGSLPEAIALLAEYGDEAKLLAGGHSLLPMMKLRFAEPAHLIDLGKLVELKGIREAGGELRIGAMTTENELIWSELLQTKCPLIVEGARQISDPQVRYRGTLGGDLSHGDPGNDHPALMMALDASFVLAGERGERVVPANGFFLGTYATLLEPGEIMTEIRIPLPDAGTGYCYAKLKRKTGDFATAAAAVTLRVESGTGAVSHVRIALTNVAETAIRASDAEQFLSGKPLDDAAIAEAARLAMSACAPVADLRGDVEYKTAMAGEMTRRALATAYARTAH comes from the coding sequence GTGATCCCTCGTCCGTTCGACTATCACGCTCCCGGCAGCTTGCCGGAAGCCATCGCGCTGCTCGCCGAATATGGCGATGAGGCGAAGCTACTGGCGGGCGGCCATAGTTTGCTGCCCATGATGAAGCTGCGTTTTGCCGAGCCCGCGCATCTGATCGACCTCGGCAAGCTCGTGGAACTCAAAGGCATTCGCGAGGCCGGCGGCGAGCTCCGCATCGGCGCGATGACGACCGAGAACGAATTGATCTGGTCGGAACTGTTGCAGACGAAGTGTCCGTTGATCGTCGAAGGCGCGCGGCAGATTTCCGATCCGCAGGTGCGCTACCGCGGCACGCTGGGCGGCGACCTGTCGCATGGCGATCCGGGCAACGACCATCCTGCGCTGATGATGGCGCTCGACGCATCGTTCGTGCTGGCGGGCGAGCGTGGCGAGCGCGTGGTGCCGGCCAACGGCTTTTTCCTCGGCACGTACGCGACGCTGCTCGAACCCGGCGAAATCATGACGGAGATCCGCATCCCGCTGCCGGACGCGGGCACCGGCTATTGCTACGCCAAGCTCAAGCGCAAGACCGGCGACTTCGCGACGGCCGCCGCGGCGGTGACGCTCCGCGTCGAATCAGGCACGGGCGCAGTCAGTCACGTGCGGATTGCTCTGACGAATGTCGCCGAGACGGCCATTCGCGCATCGGACGCGGAGCAGTTTCTATCAGGCAAGCCGCTCGATGATGCCGCCATCGCCGAAGCCGCACGCCTCGCCATGTCCGCCTGTGCGCCGGTCGCCGATTTGCGCGGCGACGTCGAGTACAAGACGGCGATGGCGGGCGAGATGACACGCCGGGCTCTGGCCACGGCTTACGCACGCACCGCGCACTGA
- a CDS encoding LytTR family DNA-binding domain-containing protein produces MKLSEPAAVSASERRSETFQHKLEQFNPGIVWLDPRGYVTAFNDVALQILGPAGEQSLGVSQDRLFGIDVVQLHPEKSRDKLRFLLQSKDAGGCPVKSPPPVAMMINIPDRILMIKVSKMAGADGACGTCMIFYDVTDLTTEPSGLQTGGAAPSPRRLFKIPVYRKNRVILLDLKEIVRFQGDGHYTTIVTKDDRYLSNLSLADLELRLDSSIYLRVHRSHIVSLQYAVELVKLDESVNLVMDDAEQTQVPVSRSRTAQLKELLGVV; encoded by the coding sequence ATGAAATTGTCTGAGCCCGCCGCCGTATCGGCGTCCGAGCGCCGATCAGAGACCTTCCAGCACAAGCTGGAGCAGTTCAATCCGGGGATCGTCTGGCTGGACCCGCGCGGCTACGTCACGGCATTCAACGACGTCGCGCTGCAAATTCTCGGGCCGGCCGGCGAGCAATCGTTGGGCGTGTCACAAGACCGGCTATTCGGCATCGACGTGGTGCAGCTCCACCCCGAGAAAAGCCGCGACAAACTGCGCTTTCTGCTGCAGTCGAAAGACGCGGGCGGCTGCCCGGTCAAGTCGCCGCCGCCGGTGGCGATGATGATCAACATTCCGGACCGGATCCTGATGATCAAGGTGTCCAAAATGGCCGGCGCCGACGGCGCCTGCGGCACCTGCATGATTTTTTACGACGTCACTGACCTGACCACCGAACCGTCCGGCCTGCAAACGGGCGGCGCCGCGCCGTCGCCGCGCCGTCTCTTCAAGATTCCCGTGTACCGCAAGAATCGCGTGATCCTGCTCGATCTGAAGGAGATCGTGCGTTTTCAAGGCGACGGCCACTACACGACCATCGTCACGAAGGACGACCGCTACCTCTCCAATCTCTCGCTCGCCGATCTCGAACTGCGCCTCGACAGCAGCATCTATCTACGCGTGCATCGCAGCCATATCGTGAGCCTGCAATATGCGGTCGAACTGGTCAAACTGGACGAGAGCGTCAATCTCGTCATGGACGACGCCGAACAGACTCAGGTGCCCGTCAGCCGTTCGCGAACCGCGCAGTTGAAGGAGTTGCTCGGCGTGGTTTGA
- a CDS encoding RidA family protein, which yields MGSPTGGYRPTLFQRRMLLALTSIETFNIDMTTSTSNDAPGTALARLHALGLALPNVPAPRGAFKPFSRSGQLVFLSGQICEWEGEVRFSGPVGEVHDLQAGQQAAQICALNLLAALQLALDGDLDRVVCCHRVGGFVYATPGYPDVPKVINGASDLFFEVFGERGRHARTAVGVATLPAAASVEVEAIFEVR from the coding sequence TTGGGCTCTCCGACCGGCGGGTATCGACCCACGCTTTTTCAGCGCCGAATGCTCCTGGCTTTAACCTCAATCGAAACCTTCAACATCGACATGACCACGTCCACATCGAACGACGCCCCCGGCACCGCCCTGGCCCGCCTGCACGCGCTCGGCCTCGCCCTGCCGAACGTGCCCGCTCCGCGCGGCGCGTTCAAACCATTTTCACGCTCCGGCCAGTTGGTCTTCCTCTCCGGACAAATCTGCGAATGGGAAGGCGAAGTGCGATTCAGCGGCCCGGTCGGCGAGGTGCACGACCTTCAGGCCGGACAGCAAGCCGCGCAGATCTGCGCGCTGAACCTGCTGGCGGCATTGCAGCTCGCGCTGGATGGCGATCTGGATCGTGTGGTCTGCTGCCACCGCGTCGGCGGCTTCGTGTATGCGACGCCCGGTTATCCGGACGTGCCGAAAGTGATCAACGGGGCGTCCGATCTTTTCTTCGAGGTGTTCGGCGAACGCGGCCGGCATGCGCGGACGGCGGTCGGCGTCGCCACCCTGCCCGCTGCGGCGTCCGTCGAGGTTGAAGCGATCTTCGAGGTTCGTTAA
- a CDS encoding LysR substrate-binding domain-containing protein has translation MLIVPTGHVLEGREAVAFTETLAFDYVGLSEWSAIHAFLVRAAAEAGRPFRFRAEMGNFDAVCRMIEATVGIGVIPDSVARRLVPTMRITASALTDSWALRRLHVCVRDFDALPLFARELVDMFAAEAQAGKDHTLTAGTVTP, from the coding sequence GTGCTGATCGTGCCGACCGGTCACGTGCTCGAAGGGCGTGAAGCGGTGGCGTTCACCGAGACGCTCGCGTTCGATTACGTCGGCTTGTCGGAATGGAGCGCGATTCACGCGTTTCTAGTACGGGCCGCCGCCGAGGCCGGACGGCCGTTCCGCTTTCGCGCAGAGATGGGTAATTTCGATGCGGTGTGCCGGATGATCGAGGCGACCGTCGGCATCGGCGTGATCCCGGACTCCGTGGCGCGCCGGCTCGTGCCGACCATGCGCATCACCGCGAGCGCGCTGACCGATAGTTGGGCGTTGCGCAGGCTGCATGTCTGCGTGCGCGATTTCGACGCGTTGCCGCTGTTCGCGCGTGAGCTGGTCGATATGTTCGCGGCCGAAGCGCAGGCCGGCAAAGATCACACGCTGACGGCCGGCACGGTGACGCCTTAA
- a CDS encoding AbrB/MazE/SpoVT family DNA-binding domain-containing protein, with protein MKTTIRRMGNSQGVLIPKPVLAQLGLEKEVEMEVENDAIVLRRPRQKAREGWAEASKALAESGDDALLIGDFGNADDAELTW; from the coding sequence ATGAAAACGACGATTCGCAGAATGGGTAACTCGCAGGGTGTGCTTATTCCAAAGCCTGTCCTTGCGCAGTTGGGATTGGAGAAGGAAGTGGAAATGGAAGTCGAAAATGACGCGATTGTGCTTCGACGTCCTCGGCAAAAAGCGCGCGAAGGATGGGCCGAAGCAAGCAAAGCTCTCGCTGAAAGCGGCGACGACGCGCTGTTGATTGGCGACTTTGGAAATGCCGACGACGCGGAGCTTACATGGTAG
- a CDS encoding type II toxin-antitoxin system PemK/MazF family toxin yields the protein MVVRGEVWLVALDPTLGSEIQKTRPCVVVSPPEMHDHLRTAIVAPMTSKGRPAPYRIPVTFKRKQGLILLDQIRSVDKLRLVKKEGAIADKAMLDTLRTLQEVFAE from the coding sequence ATGGTAGTACGAGGCGAAGTTTGGCTGGTCGCCCTTGATCCGACGCTGGGTAGCGAGATTCAAAAAACTCGGCCCTGCGTGGTGGTATCGCCACCAGAAATGCATGACCATCTGCGTACCGCGATCGTCGCGCCAATGACCTCGAAGGGACGCCCTGCCCCGTATCGAATCCCTGTGACGTTCAAGCGAAAACAGGGGTTGATTCTGCTGGATCAGATTCGCTCGGTTGACAAACTGCGGTTGGTCAAGAAAGAAGGCGCAATTGCCGATAAAGCGATGTTGGACACCCTGCGAACCTTGCAGGAAGTGTTTGCGGAATAG
- a CDS encoding BatD family protein, whose product MKRFLFGVALLVSLFASASAMADPAPRIMARAHLEPAGPVVAGSEVKLVVDVLTTTWFTEAPNWPLFNIPGAIVNLPDEQATNLSEDIDGTRWFGVSRAYRIAPQAGKTFEIAPLTITVYPGGMTGPAQVTTPALKLVATLPPGAEGMTTFFAAPKLTVEQKIEPTPGHLAVGAPLTRTITQRAASTESMLIPPAILGDVAGLKRYAKPAATRNIVEDRAGLVAGERTDSASYVAERTGTYNLPPVTIEWWNTTTRREEKIVLPAVRFSAAAVREKPLFEIPIDAMRGGMPHRIVVIHARQVIVGCVVVLGVILLIALRARAGSFVRRGERAVTHAWQRWLASDALAWRKLATAARKGEWRRTIPALYAWIDRAGDFGRPARFENIDTTGDQDAASLIAAVESNYAGDDARSGPRWKEIGAVLRRRADQARTKRKDDSLPGPLNRY is encoded by the coding sequence ATGAAGCGATTTCTATTCGGCGTTGCGTTGCTGGTTTCCTTGTTCGCGTCGGCATCCGCGATGGCCGATCCCGCACCGCGCATCATGGCGCGCGCGCATCTCGAACCCGCCGGCCCGGTCGTGGCGGGCAGCGAGGTCAAACTGGTCGTCGATGTGCTGACGACCACGTGGTTTACCGAGGCGCCGAACTGGCCGTTGTTCAACATCCCCGGCGCGATCGTGAATCTGCCCGACGAGCAGGCAACCAATCTCTCCGAAGATATCGACGGCACGCGCTGGTTCGGCGTGAGCCGCGCGTATCGGATCGCGCCGCAGGCGGGCAAGACGTTCGAGATTGCGCCGTTGACCATTACCGTGTATCCCGGCGGCATGACAGGACCCGCGCAGGTGACGACGCCCGCATTGAAACTCGTCGCGACCTTACCGCCAGGCGCCGAAGGCATGACCACCTTTTTCGCCGCGCCCAAACTCACCGTCGAACAGAAAATCGAACCAACGCCGGGGCATCTCGCCGTCGGCGCGCCGCTCACGCGCACGATCACGCAGCGCGCCGCGAGCACCGAGTCGATGCTGATTCCGCCCGCGATACTCGGCGACGTGGCCGGTCTCAAACGCTACGCGAAACCCGCGGCGACGCGCAACATTGTCGAGGACCGCGCCGGACTCGTCGCCGGTGAGCGAACCGACAGCGCGAGTTATGTCGCCGAGCGCACCGGCACCTACAATCTGCCGCCCGTGACGATCGAATGGTGGAACACCACAACGCGGCGCGAGGAGAAGATCGTCCTGCCCGCGGTGCGTTTCTCGGCCGCCGCGGTACGGGAGAAACCGCTGTTCGAGATTCCCATCGACGCCATGCGCGGAGGCATGCCGCATCGCATCGTCGTGATTCACGCGCGGCAGGTCATAGTCGGTTGTGTCGTCGTGCTAGGCGTGATTCTGTTGATTGCCTTGCGTGCGCGTGCGGGCTCTTTCGTTCGGCGTGGCGAGCGTGCGGTGACTCATGCGTGGCAGCGCTGGTTGGCCAGCGATGCGCTCGCCTGGCGCAAGCTCGCGACGGCCGCCCGCAAAGGAGAGTGGCGGCGGACCATTCCGGCCTTGTATGCGTGGATAGATAGAGCAGGCGACTTCGGTCGTCCCGCGCGCTTCGAGAACATCGATACGACTGGCGATCAGGATGCCGCGAGTTTGATCGCCGCGGTCGAGTCGAACTATGCGGGAGACGACGCGCGGAGTGGTCCCCGATGGAAAGAGATCGGCGCGGTTCTGCGCCGGCGTGCGGATCAGGCGAGGACGAAGCGCAAGGACGACAGCTTGCCGGGACCGCTGAACCGATATTAG
- a CDS encoding vWA domain-containing protein, with translation MEIDLTAFHFLRPVWLLLLIPAFGLPFVWLRRNDVRARWRGVIAPELLEHLIVGGAKRRVIQPVHTLALLLGIGALAVAGPTWQQERPPFNQDKAPLVVVLELAHSMDATDIAPTRLERAKQKVLDLARARKGARTGLVVFASTGHLVVPPTEDPAMLELYVPALSPALMPRDGKNATAGLDVAEKLLANDPAAGTIVFMSDGFDANDADAFVQKAKALRHQLLWLAVGTEHGGPIRGPDGMIQMDAEGHPLLGTFDADAIRTVARDAGIPLASMRADDDDVSWVQHRAQAYLAQAEETKVEPRWKESGYWLVLPLLLLALWSFRRGWTVKWLPVVLLSLAFSALPRQAQAAQWQWLDLFATHDQQGRWNLEHGNDKAAAERFDDPMWKGRAQYLAGDYAGALETFSRIKTAQSYFYIGNTLAHLDDYAGAIKAYDNALKLQPSLAQATANRAYMQTLMARDKQNEADPEEDPPDQVQVDKKKGRGTTAVIEAAPQPSEDAWMRNLNTSPAVFLQQRFEQESAAKTGGAP, from the coding sequence ATGGAAATTGATCTGACCGCGTTCCATTTCCTGCGGCCGGTGTGGCTGCTGTTGCTGATTCCCGCGTTCGGCCTGCCGTTCGTCTGGCTGCGTCGCAATGACGTGCGCGCGCGCTGGCGTGGTGTGATCGCGCCGGAGTTGCTGGAGCATCTGATCGTCGGCGGTGCGAAACGTCGCGTGATTCAGCCGGTTCATACGCTCGCGCTGTTGCTCGGCATCGGCGCGCTTGCCGTGGCGGGGCCGACGTGGCAGCAGGAACGCCCGCCGTTCAATCAGGACAAGGCGCCGCTCGTCGTCGTGCTCGAACTCGCTCATTCGATGGACGCCACCGACATCGCGCCGACTCGCCTCGAACGCGCGAAGCAGAAAGTGCTCGATCTCGCGAGAGCGCGCAAGGGCGCGCGAACGGGGCTCGTCGTGTTCGCATCGACAGGTCACCTCGTGGTGCCGCCGACCGAAGACCCGGCGATGCTCGAACTCTACGTGCCCGCGCTCTCGCCGGCGCTGATGCCGCGCGACGGCAAGAACGCGACGGCCGGGCTCGACGTCGCCGAAAAGCTTCTGGCGAACGACCCGGCGGCGGGCACGATCGTCTTCATGAGCGACGGCTTCGATGCAAATGACGCGGACGCCTTCGTGCAAAAAGCGAAAGCGCTGCGGCATCAACTGCTCTGGCTCGCGGTCGGCACGGAACACGGCGGCCCGATCCGCGGTCCCGACGGCATGATCCAGATGGACGCCGAAGGCCACCCGCTGCTGGGCACGTTCGACGCCGACGCGATCCGCACTGTCGCGCGCGATGCCGGCATCCCGCTCGCGAGCATGCGCGCGGATGACGACGATGTATCGTGGGTCCAGCATCGCGCGCAGGCCTATCTCGCGCAAGCGGAGGAAACCAAGGTCGAGCCGCGCTGGAAGGAGAGCGGCTACTGGCTCGTGTTGCCGTTGCTGCTGCTCGCGCTGTGGAGTTTTCGGCGCGGCTGGACCGTCAAGTGGCTGCCCGTCGTGCTGCTTTCGCTCGCGTTCAGCGCGCTGCCGCGGCAAGCGCAAGCGGCGCAATGGCAATGGCTCGACCTGTTCGCGACACACGACCAGCAAGGGCGCTGGAATCTCGAACACGGCAACGACAAGGCGGCCGCGGAACGCTTCGACGATCCGATGTGGAAGGGGCGCGCGCAATATCTGGCGGGAGATTACGCCGGTGCGCTCGAAACGTTCTCGCGGATCAAGACGGCGCAGTCGTATTTCTATATCGGCAATACGCTGGCGCATCTCGACGATTACGCGGGCGCGATCAAGGCCTACGACAACGCGCTCAAACTGCAACCCTCGCTCGCGCAGGCGACGGCCAATCGCGCGTACATGCAGACGCTGATGGCGAGAGACAAACAGAACGAGGCCGACCCGGAGGAAGATCCGCCCGACCAGGTGCAGGTCGACAAGAAGAAGGGCCGTGGCACGACCGCGGTGATCGAAGCAGCGCCACAGCCGAGCGAGGATGCATGGATGCGCAACCTGAACACGTCGCCCGCCGTGTTCCTGCAACAGCGCTTTGAACAGGAATCCGCAGCGAAGACGGGAGGCGCGCCATGA
- a CDS encoding vWA domain-containing protein: MWKFDFPWVFALLPLPLLVWWLIPAYRTTAMAVRVPFFHEMAQAAGEKPAPGGVRLRRHWLLRLLMPVLWVLLVIGAAKPVFVEPPVVRDEPARDLMLAIDLSGSMATRDFVDPAGERMDRLSAVKRVVADFVAKRKGDRIGLVVFGDAAYPQAPLTLDHDSVRILLEQMQIGMAGPRTAIGDAIGLTVKLMGDSHAQEKVLILLTDGNDTSSAIPPERAAEIAKQHKLVVHTVGIGDPDTTGEDRVDLDALKRIASITGGRAFRALGQEKDLADVYTTLDKLTPEKIKREIYRPQRDYFWVPVAAGLSILALYHVLALLIAWLRAPRRARDVQRMESVPVSVPVSEAQHGN, from the coding sequence ATGTGGAAATTTGATTTTCCGTGGGTGTTCGCGCTGCTGCCGCTGCCGCTACTCGTGTGGTGGCTGATACCGGCTTATCGCACCACGGCCATGGCCGTGCGCGTGCCCTTCTTTCACGAAATGGCGCAGGCCGCGGGCGAGAAGCCGGCGCCCGGCGGCGTGCGTCTGCGCCGGCACTGGCTGCTGCGTTTGCTGATGCCCGTGCTGTGGGTGCTGCTCGTGATCGGGGCGGCGAAACCGGTGTTCGTCGAGCCGCCGGTCGTGCGCGATGAACCGGCACGCGACCTGATGCTGGCGATCGATCTTTCGGGATCGATGGCCACGCGCGACTTCGTCGATCCGGCCGGTGAGCGCATGGACCGGCTAAGCGCCGTCAAACGCGTGGTGGCCGATTTTGTGGCGAAGCGCAAGGGTGACCGCATCGGCCTCGTGGTGTTCGGCGACGCGGCCTATCCGCAGGCGCCGCTCACGCTGGATCACGACAGCGTGCGGATTCTGCTGGAGCAGATGCAGATCGGCATGGCGGGCCCGCGTACGGCGATCGGCGACGCGATCGGGCTGACGGTCAAGCTGATGGGCGATTCGCACGCGCAGGAGAAGGTGCTGATCCTGCTCACCGACGGCAACGACACCAGCAGTGCGATCCCACCGGAGCGGGCGGCGGAGATCGCGAAACAGCACAAGCTGGTGGTGCACACAGTGGGCATCGGCGATCCGGACACGACCGGCGAAGACCGCGTCGATCTCGATGCGTTGAAGCGTATAGCGAGCATCACCGGCGGCCGGGCGTTTCGTGCATTGGGTCAGGAAAAGGATCTGGCCGATGTCTACACGACGCTCGACAAACTGACACCCGAAAAAATCAAACGGGAAATCTACCGGCCGCAGCGCGATTATTTCTGGGTGCCGGTCGCGGCGGGCTTGTCCATTCTCGCGCTGTATCACGTACTGGCTTTGCTGATCGCGTGGTTGCGCGCACCTCGGCGGGCGCGGGACGTGCAGCGTATGGAAAGCGTGCCGGTGAGTGTGCCGGTGAGCGAGGCTCAGCATGGAAATTGA